One segment of Vibrio gazogenes DNA contains the following:
- a CDS encoding glycosyltransferase family 4 protein: protein MRNRTLLYVINVDWYFNLHWLDRAKYFQSKGFKIHIISHFKDDRLKDELESNGFHCSNLFLKRKSLSILSELKYIFLLYKIIKSIKPNLIHCVTIKPNIYCGLLNRFFFKKPIVYSITGTGAIYSNKRYFILEKFISTLYRTISLNKTKFIFENSEDYILFTKKGIIHNNGVVIKGAGIDLKKFPASPVPYNGKILFAARLLREKGLEDLVEARNILNSRNVNITITVAGIIDNDTRSSMPLSIIEKWDKEGQINWVGNQCNMPELIKQHDLVCLPTTYGEGVPRILIEAASCQRAIVTTDVPGCREIVSEGFNGFLAQPGNAISLACCIQRVVSSRKKLLHFGLNGRAKVETEYAQEIVFEQTMKQYCNLLNDIS from the coding sequence ATGAGAAATAGAACTTTGCTATACGTTATCAATGTTGACTGGTACTTTAATTTACACTGGCTAGACCGAGCAAAATACTTTCAATCCAAAGGGTTTAAAATTCATATAATATCTCATTTTAAGGATGATCGATTAAAAGATGAATTAGAGAGTAATGGATTTCATTGTAGTAATTTATTTTTGAAAAGAAAAAGTTTAAGTATTTTAAGTGAACTTAAATACATTTTTCTTCTTTATAAAATTATAAAGTCTATAAAACCTAACTTAATTCATTGTGTAACAATTAAACCAAATATATACTGTGGTCTATTAAATCGATTCTTCTTTAAAAAGCCAATCGTTTATAGTATAACTGGGACTGGTGCTATATATAGTAATAAACGTTATTTTATATTAGAAAAGTTTATTTCAACTCTTTATCGCACTATTTCTTTAAACAAGACTAAATTTATTTTTGAGAATAGTGAAGATTACATTTTATTCACAAAAAAAGGGATTATTCATAATAATGGTGTGGTTATTAAAGGTGCTGGTATTGACTTAAAAAAATTCCCAGCCTCTCCTGTGCCATACAATGGGAAAATACTTTTTGCAGCTAGATTATTGAGGGAAAAAGGGCTCGAAGATCTTGTTGAAGCAAGGAATATCCTAAATAGTCGTAATGTTAATATTACTATTACTGTAGCTGGAATAATCGACAATGACACTCGTTCTTCTATGCCTTTGAGTATAATAGAAAAATGGGATAAAGAAGGACAAATAAATTGGGTCGGAAATCAATGTAACATGCCTGAATTAATCAAACAGCATGATTTAGTTTGTTTACCTACGACTTATGGTGAAGGTGTCCCTCGTATTCTTATAGAGGCAGCCTCGTGTCAACGCGCAATTGTTACAACGGATGTTCCTGGATGTAGAGAAATAGTATCAGAAGGATTTAATGGTTTTTTAGCACAACCAGGAAATGCTATTTCATTGGCCTGCTGTATACAAAGAGTTGTTAGTAGCAGAAAGAAATTGCTTCACTTTGGCCTTAATGGTCGAGCTAAAGTTGAAACAGAATATGCTCAGGAGATCGTTTTTGAACAAACGATGAAACAGTACTGTAATCTTTTGAATGATATATCTTAA
- a CDS encoding ABC transporter permease, translating into MQIILELAKNDIRKKIVGSYFGWFWLVSKPILTVLVMWAVFSYGFKTPPIEGVDFFLWLSCGFVWWIYFSNTITEYTHSIVEYGYLLKQSKFNAIKILRFKFISSLISLVLGVVILYIIYFSTFSVVSYLSFTILYYVMALAFFTYNLGVFLASLRVYFKDISEALNSVLQVLFWVTPIIWNISLIPTNYHWVIYLNPLTYIIEGVRETLNHGILFYTELDKASLFWGTNLILYIFSKYIYQRLSLKFNDVL; encoded by the coding sequence ATGCAGATCATCTTAGAATTAGCAAAGAATGATATCAGAAAAAAAATCGTAGGCTCATACTTTGGATGGTTTTGGTTGGTGTCTAAACCTATTCTTACAGTCCTTGTGATGTGGGCTGTTTTTTCTTATGGGTTTAAAACACCACCTATTGAAGGAGTAGATTTTTTCCTTTGGTTAAGTTGTGGCTTTGTATGGTGGATTTATTTTTCTAATACGATCACAGAATATACCCATAGTATTGTTGAGTATGGTTACTTATTGAAACAGAGTAAATTTAATGCAATTAAAATATTAAGATTTAAGTTTATTTCAAGCTTGATATCATTGGTATTAGGTGTGGTCATTCTGTACATAATATACTTTAGCACATTTAGTGTAGTTAGTTATTTATCTTTTACTATTCTTTATTATGTTATGGCACTTGCTTTTTTTACCTACAACTTAGGTGTTTTTCTTGCCAGCTTGCGCGTTTATTTTAAAGATATTTCTGAAGCATTAAATTCTGTACTACAAGTCCTTTTTTGGGTTACGCCTATTATATGGAATATATCTTTAATTCCTACCAATTATCACTGGGTGATATATCTCAATCCATTAACATATATTATTGAAGGTGTACGGGAAACGCTTAATCATGGTATTTTATTCTATACTGAACTAGATAAAGCAAGCCTTTTTTGGGGAACTAATCTTATACTATATATATTTTCAAAATATATATACCAAAGACTCTCTCTAAAATTCAATGATGTACTGTAA